A genomic stretch from Plasmodium cynomolgi strain B DNA, scaffold: 0014, whole genome shotgun sequence includes:
- a CDS encoding hypothetical protein (putative): MHIEFIKLKTFPSYDVYEELNKESSSNKYDNYCKDKFKSESERTKLDNLCKKLARNLKGKLSNIEDKEENQDDHCLYFMYWTYDEMSKIFTGNSKNIYEIGGFANLLKIVYDISSELRNEDYREKSAFLNNEFSIYNQVV; the protein is encoded by the exons atgcACATTGAATTTAT AAAGTTAAAGACGTTTCCTTCATATGATGTATATGAGGAATTGAATAAAGAATCATCCTCTAATAAGTATGACAACTATTGCAAGGATAAGTTTAAATCTGAAAGTGAACGAACAAAGTTGGACAATCTTTGTAAAAAGTTAgcaagaaatttaaaaggaaaattatccAACATTGAagataaggaagaaaatcagGATGATCattgtttatatttcatgTACTGGACTTACGACGAAATgagtaaaatatttactggcaattcgaaaaatatttatgaaataGGAGGTTTTGCCAACTTACTCAAAATAGTGTATGATATCAGTTCTGAACTACGGAACGAGGATTATCGTGAAAAatctgcatttttaaataatgagTTTAGTATTTATAATCAGGTAGTATGA